One region of Camelus bactrianus isolate YW-2024 breed Bactrian camel chromosome 20, ASM4877302v1, whole genome shotgun sequence genomic DNA includes:
- the RPP21 gene encoding ribonuclease P protein subunit p21 isoform X2 → MAGPVKDREALQRLSFLYQAAHCVLAQEPENQALARFYCHTERNIAKRLVLRRDPSVKRTLCRGCSSLLIPGLTCTQRQRRCKGQRWTVQTCLTCQRSQRFLNDPRHLLWGDRPEAQLGSQADPKPPQPLPNTAHPVPAQLPEENIQPQSSSHQ, encoded by the exons ATGGCGGGACCGGTGAAGGACCGCGAGGCCTTACAGAGGCTCAGCTTCCTGTACCAG GCCGCCCACTGCGTCCTCGCGCAGGAGCCCGAGAACCAGGCGCTGGCGAGGTTTTACTGCCACACGGAGAGGAACATCGCAAAGCGGCTCGTCTTGCGGAG GGACCCCTCAGTGAAGAGGACCCTCTGTCGTGGCTGCTCTTCCCTCCTCATCCCGGGCCTGACCTGCACCCAGCGCCAGAGAC GCTGCAAGGGTCAGCGCTGGACTGTACAGACCTGCCTAACATGCCAGCGCAGCCAGCGGTTCCTCAACGATCCTAGGCATCTGCTCTGGGGAGACCGGCCTGAGGCTCAGCTGGGGAGCCAGGCAG ATCCCAAACCACCACAGCCCCTGCCAAACACAGCCCACCCTGTTCCAGCCCAGCTTCCTGAGGAGAACATACAGCCTCAGAGCTCCAGTCACCAGTGA
- the RPP21 gene encoding ribonuclease P protein subunit p21 isoform X1 — MAGPVKDREALQRLSFLYQAAHCVLAQEPENQALARFYCHTERNIAKRLVLRRDPSVKRTLCRGCSSLLIPGLTCTQRQRRCKGQRWTVQTCLTCQRSQRFLNDPRHLLWGDRPEAQLGSQAGQAPQQSIIGPRISAMLRSRTPVCTDPSSEPDAPGRLPPEHLQHPHTSV, encoded by the exons ATGGCGGGACCGGTGAAGGACCGCGAGGCCTTACAGAGGCTCAGCTTCCTGTACCAG GCCGCCCACTGCGTCCTCGCGCAGGAGCCCGAGAACCAGGCGCTGGCGAGGTTTTACTGCCACACGGAGAGGAACATCGCAAAGCGGCTCGTCTTGCGGAG GGACCCCTCAGTGAAGAGGACCCTCTGTCGTGGCTGCTCTTCCCTCCTCATCCCGGGCCTGACCTGCACCCAGCGCCAGAGAC GCTGCAAGGGTCAGCGCTGGACTGTACAGACCTGCCTAACATGCCAGCGCAGCCAGCGGTTCCTCAACGATCCTAGGCATCTGCTCTGGGGAGACCGGCCTGAGGCTCAGCTGGGGAGCCAGGCAG GGCAGGCTCCACAACAAAGTATCATCGGGCCCAGAATATCTGCCATGCTGAGATCGAGAACCCCTGTCTGCACAGATCCTTCCTCAGAGCCTGACGCTCCAGGCAGGCTTCCTCCGGAACACCTACAACACCCGCACACATCTGTGTGA